A stretch of Gossypium hirsutum isolate 1008001.06 chromosome A06, Gossypium_hirsutum_v2.1, whole genome shotgun sequence DNA encodes these proteins:
- the LOC107943654 gene encoding glycerol-3-phosphate dehydrogenase SDP6, mitochondrial, whose product MSATAARLRRVAAVATAAVAVTACGGSVLLPPSVSSNDRGVGPVVESTRRTISDPNAIVPSRSVQESTLIGASSTSPLDILVVGGGATGCGVALDAATRGLRVGLVEREDFSSGTSSRSTKLIHGGVRYLEKAVFNLDYGQLKLVFHALEERKQVIENAPHLCHALPCMTPCFNWFEVVYYWMGLKMYDLVAGRHILHLSRYYSVQESIELFPTLARKGKDKSLRGTVVYYDGQMNDSRLNVGLACSAALAGAAVLNHAEVVSFLKDEGTERIIGARIRDKLSGQEFETYAKVVVNAAGPFCDSVRKMANKDAQAMICPSSGVHVVLPDYYSPEGMGLIVPKTKDGRVVFMLPWLGRTVAGTTDSNTSITALPEPHEDEIQFILDAICDYLNVKVRRTDVLSAWSGIRPLAMDPTAKNTESISRDHVVCEDYPGLVTITGGKWTTYRSMAEDAVNAAIKSGKLSPRNECITGNLRLVGGDGWESSSFTVLAQQYVRMKKTHGGKVVPGVMDTASAKHLSHAYGTLAERVATIAQNETLGKRLAHGYPYLEAEVAYCARNEYCESAIDFIARRSRLAFLDTDAAGRALPRIIEILAKEHNWDRSRQKQEMQKAREFLETFKSSKNAQFHDGKHQ is encoded by the exons ATGTCCGCAACCGCCGCTCGCCTCCGCCGCGTCGCCGCCGTTGCTACAGCGGCAGTAGCTGTTACTGCCTGCGGTGGCTCTGTTCTCTTACCTCCGTCTGTTTCTTCCAATGACCGTGGCGTTGGCCCCGTCGTAGAGTCCACGAGGCGGACGATCAGTGATCCAAACGCCATTGTTCCTTCCAGAAGTGTCCAAGAATCGACTCTGATCGGTGCCAGCTCGACTAGTCCACTCGACATCCTGGTCGTAGGAGGCGGTGCCACCGGCTGCGGCGTTGCTCTGGACGCTGCCACTAGAGGCCTCCGTGTCGGCCTTGTTGAGCGAGAGGATTTCTCTTCCGGAACGTCTTCTCGGTCTACGAAGCTAATTCATGGAG GGGTCCGATACTTGGAGAAAGCTGTCTTTAACCTTGACTACGGGCAATTGAAGCTGGTTTTCCATGCACTTGAGGAGCGTAAACAGGTTATTGAGAATGCGCCTCATCTCTGCCATGCCTTGCCATGCATGACACCTTGTTTTAACTGGTTTGAGGTAGTATACTACTGGATGGGCTTGAAAATGTACGATTTGGTCGCAGGACGCCATATATTACATTTGTCCAGATATTATTCAGTGCAAGAATCTATTGAGCTCTTCCCTACTCTTGCAAGAAAGGGTAAAGATAAAAGCTTGAGGGGCACAGTTGTGTACTATGATGGGCAGATGAATGACTCTCGCCTAAATGTTGGATTAGCTTGCAGTGCTGCACTTGCTGGAGCAGCAGTGCTTAACCATGCAGAAGTTGTATCATTTCTTAAAGATGAAGGTACCGAGCGGATAATTGGTGCAAGAATTCGTGACAAGCTGTCAG GCCAAGAATTTGAAACCTATGCAAAAGTTGTTGTGAATGCGGCTGGACCATTTTGTGACTCTGTAAGGAAAATGGCTAACAAGGATGCACAGGCCATGATTTGTCCTAGCAGTGGTGTACATGTTGTTCTCCCTGATTATTATTCACCTGAAGGAATGGGTTTGATTGTCCCTAAAACTAAGGATGGACGTGTCGTCTTCATGCTTCCATGGTTGGGGAGAACTGTAGCTGGCACTACAGATTCTAATACTTCCATCACTGCACTTCCAGAACCACATGAGGATGAAATACAATTTATACTTGATGCTATATGTGATTATCTTAACGTCAAG GTACGACGCACAGATGTTCTTTCTGCTTGGAGTGGTATTCGTCCATTGGCAATGGATCCTACTGCAAAGAACACTGAGAGCATCTCTCGAGATCATGTTGTTTGTGAGGATTATCCTGGTTTGGTCACAATAACTGGTGGAAAGTGGACTACTTATCGAAG CATGGCAGAAGATGCGGTTAATGCAGCTATCAAGTCCGGTAAGCTAAGCCCTAGGAATGAATGTATAACAGGCAACCTACGGCTGGTCGGAGGAGATGGATGGGAAAGCTCATCTTTTACTGTTCTTGCTCAGCAGTACGTACGCATGAAGAAGACACATGGTGGGAAAGTTGTTCCAGGAGTAATGGACACAGCTAGCGCAAAGCATTTGTCTCATGCCTATGGGACCTTAGCGGAACGAGTAGCCACCATAGCTCAG AATGAAACGCTGGGTAAGAGGCTTGCCCATGGTTACCCATATCTGGAGGCCGAGGTTGCATACTGTGCTCGAAACGAGTACTGTGAATCTGCTATTGATTTCATCGCCAGGAGATCTCGCCTTGCTTTCCTTGACACCGATGCAGCAGGCCGTGCATTGCCACGAATTATCGAAATACTTGCTAAGGAGCACAATTGGGACCGGTCGAGGCAGAAGCAAGAAATGCAGAAGGCTAGAGAATTTTTGGAAACTTTCAAGTCTTCAAAGAATGCACAGTTCCATGACGGGAAACACCAGTAG